In one window of Bacillales bacterium DNA:
- a CDS encoding sugar ABC transporter permease, which translates to MQTGKQTPAEAEQSHSTSRPSERPWMKVLLTVLVLAVNFIFHYGVFSLLKQNDISPVWLTIVAVVWGSVGIFTIYLSLNWVLSLYPESVKKKIQPFVFISPAVFILGWLLFIPALRTLVMSFFGPNGDVFVGLKNYLAIFTQREMLITLRNTLMWVVFGTFFSVAFGLLIAVLAERSSFEKIAKSIIFMPMVISFVGAGVVWKFIYAYEPGDHQIGLLNAVVQAFGGEPQAWLSLVQPWNNLFLIAIMIWMQTGFAMVILSASIKGVPNELLEAARIDGASEIRIFFKIIVPYIKTTLAAVTTTIVIFSLKIFDIVIVMTGGQYGTGVIATKFYREFFTYDNQGYGSALAILLLLFVIPVIWINASRFKKEEGF; encoded by the coding sequence ATGCAGACCGGGAAGCAGACGCCGGCGGAAGCGGAGCAATCGCACTCGACAAGTCGTCCAAGTGAGCGGCCATGGATGAAAGTCCTTTTGACGGTGCTCGTTTTGGCTGTCAATTTTATATTCCATTACGGCGTGTTTTCCTTATTGAAACAAAACGACATTAGTCCGGTTTGGTTAACGATCGTTGCAGTCGTTTGGGGATCGGTCGGGATTTTCACAATCTACTTATCTCTTAACTGGGTCTTGTCCTTATATCCGGAAAGCGTGAAGAAAAAGATCCAACCGTTCGTATTCATCAGCCCGGCCGTCTTTATTCTCGGCTGGCTGCTGTTTATACCGGCATTGCGCACGTTAGTCATGAGCTTCTTCGGACCGAACGGCGATGTTTTTGTAGGATTAAAAAATTACTTGGCGATTTTCACGCAAAGAGAGATGCTCATTACGCTCAGAAATACGCTCATGTGGGTCGTCTTCGGCACGTTTTTCAGCGTGGCCTTCGGGCTTCTCATCGCTGTGCTTGCCGAACGAAGCAGTTTTGAGAAAATCGCTAAGAGTATCATTTTTATGCCGATGGTCATTTCTTTCGTCGGGGCCGGCGTCGTTTGGAAGTTCATTTACGCCTATGAACCAGGCGATCATCAAATCGGCTTATTGAACGCCGTTGTGCAGGCGTTCGGCGGTGAGCCGCAAGCTTGGCTGTCGCTCGTTCAGCCTTGGAACAATTTGTTTTTGATCGCCATCATGATTTGGATGCAAACCGGTTTTGCGATGGTCATTCTTTCGGCCTCAATTAAAGGCGTTCCGAACGAGTTGCTGGAGGCGGCCAGAATCGACGGTGCGAGCGAAATACGCATTTTCTTCAAAATCATCGTGCCTTACATTAAAACGACGTTGGCCGCGGTTACGACGACGATCGTGATTTTCAGCTTGAAGATTTTCGATATCGTCATTGTCATGACAGGCGGTCAGTATGGCACCGGCGTCATCGCGACGAAATTTTACAGAGAATTTTTCACGTATGACAACCAAGGATACGGTTCGGCTTTGGCGATCTTGCTTTTGCTCTTTGTCATACCGGTCATTTGGATCAATGCATCACGGTTCAAGAAAGAGGAGGGATTTTAA
- a CDS encoding carbohydrate ABC transporter permease, which produces MAANPNNRGSKKWLVNVILGFICLLWILPTFGLLISSFRMPNDINTSGWWTIFPHEAWVTESTITLPKDVNLDQPFEVKGEQVTDKQLQNGVKIAENTRIVWENRLRKTVAVQDEEWTSNLGFTIKNYLHVLTGGTYQVAGPDGSMTTMQGDNLGRAFLNSIAVAIPGTLIPLTVSTFAAYAFAWMRFPGRNILLMAIIGLLVIPVQVALVPDLKDFIALGINGTFLAVWLAHTAFGLSLATYFMHNYISQIPKDIFESAFIDGAGHFKIFTRLILPLSVPAIASIGIFQFMWVWNDYLIALIYLGGVPNHQVLTMQLAGMVGTRGSEWHLLTSGAFISMILPLAVFFFLQRYFVRGLLGGSVKG; this is translated from the coding sequence ATGGCGGCGAACCCGAATAATAGAGGCTCGAAGAAATGGCTCGTCAACGTCATTCTCGGCTTCATTTGCTTGCTGTGGATCCTCCCGACGTTCGGTTTGCTCATCTCTTCGTTCCGCATGCCGAATGATATTAATACGAGCGGCTGGTGGACGATCTTTCCGCACGAAGCTTGGGTAACGGAATCTACTATTACGCTTCCAAAAGATGTGAACCTTGATCAGCCGTTTGAAGTTAAAGGCGAACAGGTGACGGATAAACAGCTGCAAAACGGTGTAAAAATTGCTGAAAATACACGGATCGTTTGGGAAAACCGTTTGCGTAAAACGGTGGCCGTCCAAGACGAAGAATGGACGTCAAACCTCGGGTTTACGATTAAAAATTATTTGCACGTGCTGACAGGCGGAACTTACCAAGTGGCCGGTCCCGACGGTTCGATGACGACGATGCAAGGGGATAATCTCGGGCGGGCTTTCTTGAATTCGATCGCTGTCGCCATCCCGGGGACGTTGATTCCTTTAACGGTCTCGACTTTCGCCGCTTACGCGTTTGCGTGGATGCGATTTCCCGGAAGAAACATCTTGCTCATGGCGATTATCGGCTTGCTTGTCATTCCGGTACAAGTCGCGCTTGTGCCCGACTTGAAAGACTTTATCGCTCTCGGCATCAACGGCACGTTCCTTGCCGTCTGGCTGGCCCACACGGCCTTCGGGTTGTCACTCGCGACCTATTTTATGCACAACTACATTAGCCAAATTCCGAAAGATATCTTCGAATCGGCATTCATCGACGGTGCCGGTCACTTTAAAATTTTTACAAGGCTCATTTTGCCGCTTTCGGTGCCGGCGATCGCATCAATCGGGATTTTTCAATTCATGTGGGTGTGGAACGATTATTTGATTGCGCTTATTTATCTTGGCGGGGTGCCGAATCACCAAGTTTTAACAATGCAATTGGCCGGAATGGTCGGCACGCGCGGCTCGGAATGGCATTTGCTCACGTCCGGCGCATTTATTTCGATGATTTTGCCGCTCGCTGTGTTTTTCTTCTTGCAACGTTATTTTGTACGAGGACTGCTCGGCGGTTCCGTGAAAGGTTGA